Proteins from one Candidatus Poribacteria bacterium genomic window:
- the ccsA gene encoding cytochrome c biogenesis protein CcsA, translating into MAASILHILFLATGNRRIAQFAYWLTIGGFSLHSFFIVLRWRHTGHLTAHWYDSTSFLAWAIILIYLCIAYRTRLRTIGVFVVPAAFIATLVVYTLQTQENTAIPAYLQNYWLLAHSSVIFLAYAAFVAAFGFGLMYLIEEKKIREKQHTLIFNLLPALGRSDELCHKCIFVGVILMTMGIVIGVLWTQYTIEVKWTWLDSKVIFTIATWLIYVLQLSIRQILGWRGRKTAYSAIIGLAAVLFTYVGVNLFLPSIHAF; encoded by the coding sequence TTGGCAGCAAGCATACTTCACATTCTTTTCCTCGCCACTGGGAATCGAAGGATTGCGCAATTCGCCTACTGGCTGACGATAGGAGGGTTTTCGCTACACTCGTTCTTTATCGTACTGCGCTGGCGGCATACAGGACATCTAACAGCGCATTGGTATGATTCAACCTCCTTCTTAGCATGGGCGATTATTTTGATTTACCTGTGCATCGCATACCGGACCCGTCTTCGCACGATTGGGGTTTTTGTAGTTCCTGCTGCTTTTATAGCCACTTTAGTCGTTTACACGCTACAAACTCAAGAAAATACTGCGATTCCCGCTTATTTGCAAAACTACTGGCTCCTCGCCCATTCTTCTGTTATCTTTCTGGCTTACGCTGCATTCGTCGCCGCGTTTGGGTTTGGACTGATGTATCTGATTGAAGAGAAGAAAATTCGTGAAAAGCAGCACACACTCATCTTTAATCTCCTGCCCGCGCTTGGCCGCTCCGATGAGCTTTGTCACAAGTGTATCTTCGTTGGCGTAATTTTGATGACGATGGGCATTGTTATTGGTGTACTCTGGACACAGTACACCATAGAAGTTAAATGGACATGGCTCGATTCAAAGGTTATCTTCACAATCGCCACATGGCTTATCTATGTGTTACAACTCAGTATCCGCCAAATTCTCGGTTGGCGCGGGCGTAAAACCGCCTATTCTGCAATTATCGGTTTGGCTGCTGTGTTGTTCACCTATGTAGGCGTTAATCTTTTTTTACCTAGTATACACGCATTCTAA
- the hemB gene encoding porphobilinogen synthase, translated as MSHFPIYRPRRLRANENLRRLVRETQLAVDDLIYPMFVVHGVDVASEIPSMPGCYQYSVDRLVREAKELAALGIPGTLLFGIPESKDPVGSEAYADDGIIQRAVRAIKDAVPELLVITDVCLCEYTDHGHCGIIHEGEVLNDPTLELLVKESLSHARAGADVIAPSDMMDGRVGAIREALDDNGYDQTPIMAYSAKYASAFYGPFREAAESAPQFGDRRAYQMDPPNVEEALREVALDIEEGADILMVKPALSYLDVLSQVKTHYVSGEYSMIKAAGQNGWIDEKRVALEVLTSIKRAGADIILTYFAKSVVEWLAE; from the coding sequence ATGAGTCACTTTCCGATTTATCGCCCGAGACGGCTCCGTGCTAACGAGAACCTCCGGCGGCTTGTTCGAGAGACACAACTTGCCGTTGATGACTTAATCTACCCGATGTTTGTTGTCCATGGGGTTGATGTTGCATCGGAGATCCCATCAATGCCGGGGTGTTACCAATACTCAGTCGATCGACTCGTCCGGGAAGCAAAGGAACTGGCAGCCCTTGGCATTCCGGGCACACTCCTATTCGGGATTCCAGAATCCAAAGATCCGGTCGGCTCCGAAGCCTACGCCGACGATGGCATTATTCAGCGTGCTGTGCGAGCGATCAAGGACGCTGTCCCTGAGTTACTCGTAATCACAGATGTTTGCCTTTGCGAATATACGGATCACGGCCATTGTGGTATAATCCATGAGGGCGAGGTACTGAATGACCCCACGTTGGAATTATTGGTTAAAGAGAGTTTGTCCCATGCCCGCGCCGGTGCAGATGTCATCGCACCATCCGATATGATGGACGGACGAGTGGGGGCAATCCGCGAGGCATTGGACGACAACGGATACGATCAAACTCCCATCATGGCGTATTCCGCAAAATATGCATCCGCGTTCTACGGCCCCTTCCGAGAAGCGGCAGAATCCGCTCCACAGTTTGGTGATAGGCGTGCGTATCAGATGGATCCCCCGAATGTGGAGGAAGCGTTGCGGGAGGTTGCCTTAGATATTGAGGAAGGTGCGGATATCCTCATGGTCAAGCCTGCGCTGTCCTATCTTGATGTGCTCAGTCAGGTAAAAACGCATTACGTGAGCGGGGAATACTCAATGATCAAAGCCGCGGGACAAAACGGTTGGATCGACGAAAAGCGGGTTGCGTTAGAGGTGCTCACCAGCATCAAGCGTGCAGGCGCAGATATAATCTTGACTTACTTTGCAAAATCGGTTGTGGAGTGGCTCGCAGAATAA
- a CDS encoding T9SS type A sorting domain-containing protein, producing the protein MKRKENARKRVLFSRFSVLYFSRFTHYVSRITFHVRIYRESPLRGTSCLTFYTLLIFWLSVTVAAAKPPLQIIQASTDSFLIKFEVPTLQSSSQEVNGRTFTSISFRGATLTTDVGRPSLPVYPELIGIPLDTSPHVTVIDSRLEVRQTERVIPAQPPGLASLQPTFIIDRDFYRRDRPHPTKLVEAIPLGLIRGQRVARLQIQPIQYNPARSQLKIYHELLIRIDFNSTPTQSYQGSKRLVTPSLIIEPSPAFEQLFRTKLLNYNQAKTWRDLPQSVPAAPAVQRASEPSNRYKIRISRTGMYQITYSELRRAGANPMGIELGTFRMENRGRRVGLHIFDHNTNDRFDRDDSIVFYGGALIGDRFTDTNVYWLSWGGVGRSQVDVRDAAPKTSNAPTPFAFKKTARFEQDRKYDRLLDVKSEQADHYFWESLTGGTDSRFNQKHFPIQLPHAVGRQINRNAEIRIKFQGVSRERNARHQARILLNDAQLGQVAEWRQQEAPLVVRKIEPRQFSNPENMNVLKIIADDRNSTPAGEPDFYLDWFEIDYWHIFEASEGGLAFNSETEPRRTERVQYRVTNFLRPEVDVYRIQDDSIVAKLVNGRLERKDGTFQLTFEDSVTAPTGYFALERGQYAQVDRIALAKPSIISNPANQADYIIIAHSKFIDAIQPLAAYRRSQGLSVMIADIEEVYDQFNHGIFNPIAIQKFLRHAYTHWRVPKPTYVLLVGDAHYDYKGAIVKRYRDALNRDYDLHPIYVPTFHGWAPASGETAIDHHFVTVSGDDPLPDMFIGRLPVQSPHELEEMVKKIINYEVKRQPGLWQGRLMQVADNEVNNVEDDIFERASKQLIEEYIPVGYDTRKVYLRQIESPERTNQAILTTIDEGVLVVEYSGHGGTQTWADEGIFRIADAEGLRNVHLPFIITTTCLNGQFDQPLQFGQRSLSEQFLMGSAGAIGVLSATRLTYATVNAKFDKNLFTSIFTVKPSTLGAIIADAKTQFMMTAPQLWIPGVTQYTLFGDPATRLAVPELKIQAELERVVVDPNKELIIRHNIVGQHQVSPITGAIELRKAIDFSTGTMSALALFVNDLDDDLTNDLQQQRNNIQVWQGEFGAIRIPIPEDVPSGQGIVRLFAFDDQRTAVGGVKFWTYQPAILEVREDIDPLTNTLNLSVLIVDNEDPAGLKLIEVAWTDTVESKERTVAMILHPAPPPPAVDGGRWYKLQTAIPLPKGGQTVQYQIVVTDSTNHTIRTDKKSLRVPEGANIAIASAAIAPLRYTFSKEKKAHTLTAKLINDGGQQIDVPIEVWFAKEDPDRDGDGQIDHGADVLGRVLVRTDAWHSGTTYLQETTATLILAKPLSTGSHQVYVFADPESPDDDHEDGVIGKLDEPRSFDNKGSGSFVVNEFILKANEDLTASSLDRVFDAVFPIGATPEHITTISVNTIEPPISFQPDLRFVSLPRVSALQRGAYQVELYSDSEQLIKPAALKFRFDIEALKARLQTNWGLNPETEESNSVLHRETEKLTIYQWEVDINAWKRLPSEILRDNTGKLVSEKFVTSPQTENTSVQKLRTSYIHVNPNLTPAGRWAVLLLDADRYRVLFQRKGKRKIEELEPTGRIGQTLRNEGLGIELDIPRLGATDGLGRNLVFEFGDVLTFETDASPNGEVHLSALRSTNRGEGSAHVNIRTKNQITGKEGQSDVSDWLIFFRDSEHFEIRNARNELARHATGSPVVGTVNQLLILDNLGIEVFVKSTMDSGFKETDNPPFQFGDKVKFSKTIVGIISTKTRELSTFALMQSSDQEPPKIQLWVDGEVPRPGSTIPPRPQISLLLTDKNGVDMDSVNLAVSKDGGTFDTIENFEIGNGQVTSVSIHYKPTLFIGSYRFRVKANDLTGNVLSGENGFREFTFSVVEQPDLEPPTVEILLNDEVLVDGEILHEQPKFEILIDDAGGISPTTIQLAFGPTTGPLFPLPENHYELEFNVAQPTQARIAFEPDLSNDEYQLQVLAADDSENTAESKIYHFHLEEPVSITRLLNVPNPIRTNTVFTYNLAQAPDQVTVKIYTVSGRLIRTIEDASARRGYNETDWDARDENGERLANGVYFYKAIVKTGAHRIEKIGRLAILR; encoded by the coding sequence GTGAAGCGCAAGGAGAATGCGAGAAAACGAGTCCTATTTTCCCGTTTTTCCGTTCTCTATTTTTCACGTTTCACGCATTACGTTTCACGCATTACGTTTCACGTCCGGATTTATCGAGAATCCCCGCTTCGCGGGACATCATGTCTCACGTTTTATACACTTCTAATCTTCTGGCTTTCCGTCACTGTTGCTGCCGCCAAACCTCCGCTTCAGATTATCCAAGCAAGTACGGATAGTTTCCTCATCAAATTTGAGGTGCCGACGCTGCAATCTAGTTCGCAAGAAGTCAATGGACGCACTTTCACGAGTATCTCTTTTAGGGGAGCAACCCTCACGACAGATGTAGGACGCCCTAGCCTGCCTGTTTATCCAGAATTAATTGGCATTCCCCTTGATACCTCACCGCATGTGACCGTGATTGATTCTCGACTGGAAGTCCGCCAAACCGAGCGCGTTATCCCCGCCCAACCACCGGGACTTGCCAGCCTCCAACCGACGTTCATCATAGACAGGGACTTTTATAGACGGGATCGGCCGCACCCAACCAAACTGGTCGAAGCAATACCGCTTGGACTTATCCGCGGACAACGGGTCGCACGACTCCAAATCCAGCCGATTCAGTATAATCCCGCCAGATCACAGCTCAAAATCTATCACGAGTTATTAATCCGAATCGACTTCAATTCTACGCCCACCCAATCCTATCAAGGCTCAAAGCGGCTTGTTACCCCTTCCCTCATCATAGAACCTTCGCCAGCTTTTGAACAACTCTTTCGGACAAAGCTACTCAATTATAATCAGGCAAAGACATGGCGAGATCTTCCCCAAAGTGTTCCTGCTGCCCCAGCGGTGCAGCGCGCTAGCGAACCCTCGAACAGGTATAAAATCCGAATTAGCCGAACAGGAATGTATCAAATAACATATAGCGAACTCAGACGTGCCGGTGCCAATCCCATGGGTATTGAACTTGGAACCTTTAGAATGGAGAACCGTGGACGACGAGTCGGTCTTCATATCTTTGACCATAATACAAACGATAGGTTCGATCGGGACGACTCGATTGTTTTTTACGGGGGTGCACTAATCGGGGACAGGTTTACCGACACCAACGTGTATTGGTTGAGTTGGGGCGGCGTTGGCCGTTCACAGGTTGATGTTAGAGACGCTGCCCCAAAAACGTCGAACGCGCCTACCCCGTTTGCGTTCAAAAAAACAGCACGCTTTGAACAAGATCGTAAGTATGACCGGCTGCTTGATGTGAAATCTGAACAGGCAGACCACTATTTCTGGGAAAGTCTGACAGGCGGAACAGACAGTAGATTCAACCAGAAGCATTTCCCGATTCAACTACCTCATGCAGTAGGTAGGCAAATAAATCGGAATGCCGAGATTCGGATTAAGTTTCAAGGGGTATCGCGCGAAAGGAACGCCAGACATCAGGCGCGTATTTTGCTTAACGACGCACAACTTGGCCAAGTTGCCGAGTGGCGGCAGCAGGAGGCACCGTTAGTTGTGCGTAAAATTGAACCGCGTCAATTTAGTAATCCAGAGAACATGAATGTTCTGAAAATTATAGCCGACGACCGTAACAGCACGCCGGCAGGAGAACCTGATTTTTATCTGGATTGGTTTGAGATCGATTATTGGCACATCTTTGAGGCATCCGAGGGCGGGCTTGCGTTCAACTCAGAAACCGAACCACGAAGAACTGAACGCGTTCAGTACCGTGTGACAAACTTTCTTCGTCCAGAGGTTGATGTATATCGGATTCAAGACGACAGTATTGTTGCAAAACTTGTTAATGGTAGGCTTGAACGCAAGGACGGGACTTTTCAACTAACCTTCGAGGATAGTGTAACAGCGCCAACTGGCTACTTTGCGCTTGAACGAGGACAATACGCCCAAGTGGATCGCATTGCCCTCGCCAAACCGTCAATAATCAGCAATCCCGCGAACCAAGCGGATTACATCATTATCGCTCACAGCAAGTTTATAGATGCCATCCAACCCCTTGCAGCCTATCGGCGGTCACAAGGCTTATCCGTCATGATCGCTGACATCGAAGAGGTGTACGATCAGTTCAACCACGGAATTTTCAATCCCATCGCCATCCAGAAGTTTTTACGCCACGCCTACACCCATTGGCGTGTCCCTAAGCCGACATACGTCCTGCTGGTCGGCGATGCGCACTACGATTACAAAGGAGCAATTGTTAAGCGATATCGCGATGCACTCAACAGGGACTACGACCTTCACCCAATCTACGTGCCAACCTTTCACGGTTGGGCACCGGCGAGTGGGGAAACCGCAATCGACCACCATTTTGTCACTGTCAGTGGCGACGACCCATTACCGGATATGTTCATAGGACGACTCCCGGTACAGTCACCACACGAATTGGAGGAGATGGTAAAAAAGATTATCAATTATGAGGTAAAGCGGCAGCCCGGCTTATGGCAAGGCAGGCTGATGCAGGTCGCAGATAACGAAGTGAACAACGTTGAGGACGACATCTTTGAGCGAGCGAGCAAGCAGCTTATTGAGGAATATATCCCTGTCGGCTACGACACCCGCAAGGTGTACCTGCGACAGATTGAGAGTCCAGAACGCACCAATCAAGCTATCCTAACGACAATTGATGAGGGCGTTCTCGTTGTCGAATATTCGGGGCACGGTGGTACTCAAACGTGGGCGGATGAGGGTATTTTTCGTATTGCGGACGCGGAGGGCTTACGAAATGTGCACCTACCGTTTATCATCACAACAACGTGTCTCAACGGGCAATTTGATCAGCCTCTACAATTCGGGCAACGCAGTTTAAGCGAACAATTCTTGATGGGCAGTGCCGGTGCGATCGGTGTCTTGAGCGCGACCCGTTTGACCTACGCAACAGTAAATGCAAAATTCGATAAAAATCTCTTCACCTCGATCTTCACTGTTAAACCTTCGACACTCGGCGCAATCATCGCCGACGCAAAAACACAATTTATGATGACTGCACCCCAACTGTGGATCCCCGGCGTAACGCAGTACACCCTCTTCGGTGATCCAGCGACGCGCCTTGCTGTGCCAGAACTGAAAATTCAGGCCGAGTTGGAGAGGGTTGTGGTCGATCCAAACAAAGAGCTGATCATCCGTCATAATATTGTTGGTCAGCATCAAGTGTCGCCAATTACAGGAGCAATAGAGCTTCGCAAGGCGATCGATTTCAGCACAGGAACAATGTCGGCACTAGCCCTGTTTGTTAACGATCTAGACGATGATTTGACCAACGATCTCCAGCAACAACGGAACAATATTCAAGTATGGCAGGGCGAGTTTGGCGCAATTCGTATTCCTATTCCAGAAGATGTCCCCTCCGGACAGGGTATTGTTCGCCTCTTCGCTTTTGATGATCAGCGGACAGCGGTTGGAGGGGTGAAATTCTGGACGTATCAACCCGCTATCTTAGAAGTACGCGAAGATATTGATCCACTCACTAACACGCTGAACCTCTCCGTCCTAATAGTAGACAATGAAGACCCCGCAGGACTCAAGTTGATAGAAGTGGCTTGGACTGACACCGTGGAATCCAAGGAACGCACGGTGGCGATGATACTCCATCCAGCACCGCCTCCCCCTGCGGTGGACGGTGGACGGTGGTACAAGCTGCAAACCGCAATTCCCTTACCGAAAGGTGGACAGACGGTACAGTATCAAATCGTGGTAACCGATAGCACGAATCATACCATCAGGACCGACAAAAAATCACTCAGGGTGCCCGAAGGAGCGAATATCGCTATTGCTTCAGCAGCGATCGCTCCTCTCCGCTACACCTTTTCAAAGGAGAAAAAAGCCCATACACTTACCGCCAAACTGATTAACGATGGCGGGCAACAAATTGATGTCCCCATTGAAGTTTGGTTCGCTAAAGAAGATCCAGATCGGGATGGGGACGGTCAAATCGATCACGGTGCGGATGTGCTTGGACGTGTCTTGGTCAGAACCGATGCATGGCATTCGGGGACAACGTATTTGCAAGAAACAACAGCAACGTTAATTCTCGCGAAACCGCTATCTACCGGCTCTCATCAAGTCTATGTCTTTGCGGATCCAGAATCGCCCGATGATGATCACGAAGATGGGGTTATCGGCAAGCTTGATGAACCACGTTCGTTTGATAACAAAGGGTCCGGATCTTTTGTAGTCAACGAATTTATCTTGAAAGCGAATGAAGACCTAACCGCGTCCAGTTTGGATCGGGTATTTGACGCGGTATTTCCGATAGGAGCTACCCCTGAACACATAACAACGATTTCCGTCAATACAATCGAACCGCCCATCTCATTTCAACCCGACCTCCGCTTTGTTTCGCTTCCTCGTGTATCGGCATTGCAACGTGGTGCATATCAAGTTGAATTGTATTCTGACTCTGAGCAGTTGATCAAACCTGCTGCGCTCAAATTCCGTTTCGATATAGAGGCTTTGAAAGCTCGCTTGCAGACAAATTGGGGACTCAACCCTGAAACAGAGGAATCCAATTCTGTATTACATAGAGAGACCGAAAAACTCACAATCTATCAATGGGAAGTAGATATCAACGCTTGGAAGCGGCTTCCCTCCGAGATACTGCGCGACAACACTGGAAAATTGGTATCGGAAAAATTTGTGACATCACCACAAACCGAAAATACAAGCGTTCAGAAATTACGGACCTCTTATATTCATGTCAATCCAAACCTCACGCCGGCGGGGAGATGGGCAGTCCTTCTCCTTGATGCAGATCGGTATCGTGTCCTGTTTCAGCGAAAAGGCAAAAGAAAAATCGAAGAACTTGAGCCAACCGGGCGCATCGGTCAAACCCTCAGAAACGAGGGATTGGGGATCGAGTTAGATATCCCCCGACTTGGGGCAACAGACGGGCTAGGCAGAAATCTAGTCTTTGAATTCGGCGATGTACTGACCTTTGAAACCGATGCTAGTCCGAACGGGGAGGTACACCTTTCTGCGCTACGGAGCACCAACCGAGGCGAAGGCTCTGCGCATGTGAACATCAGGACGAAGAATCAGATCACTGGTAAAGAGGGTCAGTCCGATGTCAGTGACTGGCTGATTTTCTTCCGGGATAGCGAACACTTTGAGATACGAAATGCGCGAAACGAGTTGGCGCGCCATGCGACTGGAAGCCCCGTTGTGGGGACGGTTAATCAACTTTTGATTCTTGACAACCTTGGAATCGAGGTGTTCGTTAAGTCTACAATGGATTCGGGATTTAAAGAAACTGACAATCCGCCGTTCCAGTTTGGAGACAAGGTCAAGTTCAGCAAAACGATTGTAGGCATCATTTCCACAAAGACCAGAGAACTTTCCACTTTTGCGCTGATGCAGAGTTCTGACCAAGAGCCTCCCAAAATCCAACTCTGGGTGGACGGAGAAGTACCTAGGCCCGGCAGCACCATTCCACCCCGTCCGCAAATCTCTCTCCTCTTGACGGATAAAAACGGAGTGGATATGGACAGCGTCAACCTAGCGGTGAGCAAGGATGGAGGAACGTTTGATACAATTGAGAATTTCGAGATTGGGAACGGACAGGTAACATCGGTTTCCATCCACTACAAACCAACGCTGTTCATCGGCAGCTATCGTTTCAGAGTCAAGGCAAACGATCTCACCGGGAACGTACTCAGCGGGGAGAACGGATTCCGTGAATTTACCTTCTCTGTGGTGGAGCAACCCGACCTTGAACCACCAACGGTTGAAATCCTCCTCAACGATGAAGTCTTGGTGGACGGGGAGATTCTACACGAACAACCAAAATTTGAGATTTTGATTGATGACGCAGGCGGAATCAGTCCAACGACGATTCAACTTGCTTTCGGTCCAACAACCGGTCCGCTGTTTCCATTGCCTGAAAACCACTACGAGCTTGAGTTCAATGTTGCCCAACCAACGCAAGCGCGAATTGCTTTTGAGCCTGACCTATCAAATGACGAGTATCAACTTCAAGTCCTCGCCGCAGACGATAGTGAAAACACAGCCGAATCGAAAATCTACCATTTCCACCTTGAGGAGCCCGTGTCTATCACTCGTCTATTAAACGTGCCGAATCCCATACGCACTAACACGGTTTTTACCTATAACCTTGCACAGGCACCAGACCAAGTCACAGTTAAGATCTATACGGTGAGCGGTAGGCTTATCCGAACAATCGAAGATGCCTCAGCGAGACGGGGCTACAACGAAACCGATTGGGACGCTCGTGACGAGAATGGCGAACGTTTGGCAAATGGTGTTTACTTTTACAAAGCTATCGTTAAAACAGGTGCACACAGAATCGAAAAAATCGGACGATTGGCAATTTTGCGCTAA
- a CDS encoding redox-sensing transcriptional repressor Rex, with translation MSSNASLILNYENISQATINRLSLYSRLLSTLALEGVTVVSSKELSGRTDFTATQIRRDLAYFGQFGKRGIGYEVAALKQAIDKILGVHVPRKVALIGVGNLGSALLGYRVLREHNFEIVAAFDNDSSKWDRGINDVVIQNIAELPATVQSKQIEIGIIAVPLHAAQSALDCLVAAGIKAILNFAPAHLTVPRHIKLRNVDLSIELEGLSYFLQHQAP, from the coding sequence ATGAGCTCAAATGCTTCGCTTATTCTGAACTATGAAAACATCTCCCAAGCCACAATCAATCGCCTCTCTTTGTACTCCCGGCTTTTATCAACGCTTGCACTCGAAGGGGTCACGGTTGTGTCTTCAAAGGAGTTATCAGGACGCACCGATTTTACAGCGACTCAAATCCGAAGAGACTTAGCTTATTTTGGACAATTCGGGAAGCGTGGGATCGGCTATGAGGTTGCTGCGCTTAAACAAGCCATTGACAAAATTCTCGGCGTTCATGTCCCTCGAAAAGTTGCACTCATCGGTGTCGGTAACTTGGGAAGTGCTTTATTGGGGTATCGCGTACTGCGGGAACACAATTTTGAGATTGTTGCGGCATTCGATAATGATTCAAGTAAATGGGATCGGGGCATCAATGACGTTGTGATCCAGAACATCGCAGAGCTTCCCGCAACCGTGCAATCCAAGCAAATTGAAATTGGCATTATTGCCGTGCCGCTCCATGCGGCGCAGAGCGCACTCGATTGTCTCGTTGCAGCAGGGATTAAGGCGATTCTTAATTTTGCGCCAGCGCACCTGACCGTTCCACGTCATATTAAACTGAGAAATGTTGATTTATCTATAGAGCTTGAAGGGCTTTCTTACTTTTTGCAGCATCAAGCGCCATAA
- a CDS encoding polyprenyl synthetase family protein, whose translation MLTPSLSEICHFITDDLQAVEKKLSEKTTSHYDFVDLAVQHVVEGGGKRLRPILLLLSAKACGYQGEDAHTLAATVELIHVASLVHDDVLDEAPMRRGRETLHSKWGNKVAVLVGDYLHARVLSMLVNRRADDLAMALLSDATHSMCEGEVIHAYKNGDFDISQDDYLKIIDLKTGKLITASCAMGAVLGTQDSQITQALTEYGEAIGAAFQIIDDLLDLVADGETLGKEPFNDLRDGKLTFPMIYAREVCTTEDRTELERIFSLQMDEAGAIEWIEALLERYQIQAHSRGVAQEYADHAKSALNVLPETPARDALAQLADYGVSRDW comes from the coding sequence ATGCTAACACCAAGCCTTAGCGAAATTTGTCATTTTATTACAGACGACTTACAAGCTGTCGAAAAAAAACTTAGCGAGAAAACTACGAGTCATTACGATTTTGTTGATCTTGCTGTCCAGCATGTGGTCGAAGGGGGTGGAAAGCGGCTGCGCCCAATCCTGTTGTTGCTCTCCGCCAAAGCATGTGGGTACCAAGGCGAGGATGCCCATACGCTTGCAGCAACTGTTGAGCTAATCCATGTCGCATCGCTCGTTCATGATGATGTACTTGATGAAGCACCTATGCGTCGGGGACGTGAAACATTGCATTCTAAATGGGGCAATAAAGTGGCGGTGCTCGTCGGAGACTATCTTCATGCCCGCGTGCTTTCGATGCTCGTCAATCGACGTGCCGATGATCTCGCGATGGCGCTTCTCTCCGACGCGACACATTCGATGTGTGAAGGGGAAGTCATCCACGCCTATAAAAATGGGGATTTTGACATTTCGCAGGACGACTATCTAAAAATCATCGACCTGAAAACGGGCAAACTTATCACTGCCTCGTGCGCGATGGGAGCAGTACTTGGAACACAGGATTCGCAAATTACCCAAGCCTTGACAGAATATGGGGAAGCGATCGGCGCAGCATTTCAGATTATTGATGATCTCCTCGACCTCGTGGCAGATGGAGAAACGTTAGGCAAGGAACCATTTAACGACCTACGTGATGGAAAACTGACATTTCCGATGATCTATGCTCGTGAAGTCTGTACAACCGAGGATAGGACGGAACTCGAACGAATTTTTAGTTTACAAATGGATGAGGCTGGGGCAATCGAATGGATCGAAGCGCTGCTTGAACGCTATCAGATTCAGGCACATTCCCGTGGGGTTGCTCAAGAATACGCCGACCACGCGAAATCTGCTTTGAATGTGCTCCCTGAAACGCCTGCAAGAGATGCACTTGCTCAGCTTGCGGACTACGGTGTGTCGAGGGATTGGTAA
- the hemL gene encoding glutamate-1-semialdehyde 2,1-aminomutase: protein MNNAKSLAAWQKSQQLIPGGVNSPVRNFNKVGGSPLFIQRGKGSRVYDIDGNEYIDYLASWGPLILGHAHPSILEAIQGVAENGTSFGAATPLETELAELIVDACQSIEIVRLVNSGTEATMSAIRVARGYTGRDKVIKMAGCYHGHVDSLLAEAGSGVATFSVPECMGIPADFTRHTLVVPFNDVDAVRDTIEANPDQIACLILEPIAGNMGVIPPHDGYLQELREITTEYGILLIFDEVITGFRVAYGGAQTLYGVTPDMTCLGKIIGGGMPVGAYGGKKEIMENVAPLGGVYQAGTLSGNPLAVSAGIAMLKALSEPNVYDQLETRAATLAEGLQAATKRHGIDAWHSRIGSMLMFYFTNETVVDYEGVQTADTERYAPYFWNLLEKGVYVAPSQFETGFVSLAHSEADIDQTIQAADEVLSRL, encoded by the coding sequence TTGAACAACGCCAAATCTTTGGCAGCATGGCAAAAATCACAGCAACTTATTCCCGGCGGCGTTAATAGTCCGGTAAGAAACTTTAATAAGGTTGGTGGTAGTCCACTCTTTATCCAGCGTGGTAAAGGTTCAAGGGTCTATGACATCGACGGTAACGAATATATCGACTATTTGGCATCATGGGGACCACTAATTTTAGGGCATGCACATCCGAGCATTCTTGAGGCAATTCAAGGGGTGGCAGAGAACGGTACCAGCTTCGGGGCGGCAACGCCATTAGAAACGGAACTTGCTGAACTGATAGTTGACGCCTGCCAGTCAATCGAGATTGTTCGATTGGTCAACTCCGGCACAGAAGCTACAATGAGCGCAATCCGCGTGGCACGGGGATACACTGGGCGCGATAAGGTCATCAAAATGGCGGGTTGTTATCACGGGCATGTTGACTCACTCCTCGCCGAAGCGGGGTCCGGGGTTGCAACCTTCAGCGTCCCTGAGTGTATGGGCATCCCGGCAGATTTCACACGACACACCCTCGTTGTACCGTTCAATGACGTTGATGCCGTGCGAGATACAATTGAAGCGAATCCCGATCAGATCGCCTGCTTGATTCTTGAACCGATCGCAGGCAATATGGGTGTGATACCGCCGCATGACGGTTACCTTCAAGAATTGCGCGAGATTACCACCGAATACGGCATTCTGCTCATTTTCGATGAAGTGATCACCGGATTTCGTGTAGCGTACGGCGGGGCACAGACCCTCTACGGAGTTACCCCCGATATGACCTGCCTTGGCAAGATCATCGGCGGAGGAATGCCGGTCGGTGCGTACGGAGGAAAAAAAGAGATTATGGAAAATGTCGCGCCACTCGGTGGCGTCTACCAAGCAGGAACATTATCGGGCAATCCGCTTGCAGTATCCGCTGGAATCGCAATGCTGAAAGCGCTTTCCGAGCCTAATGTCTATGATCAACTTGAGACACGCGCTGCTACCCTTGCAGAGGGACTCCAAGCAGCCACCAAACGCCACGGAATTGACGCTTGGCACAGTCGAATCGGTTCGATGTTGATGTTCTATTTCACAAATGAAACCGTCGTCGATTACGAGGGCGTACAGACCGCGGATACCGAGCGTTACGCACCTTATTTCTGGAATTTGCTTGAGAAAGGGGTTTATGTCGCGCCATCTCAGTTCGAGACCGGCTTTGTTTCACTGGCACATTCTGAGGCAGATATAGACCAGACAATCCAAGCAGCCGATGAAGTGTTATCAAGACTTTAA